In Astatotilapia calliptera chromosome 16, fAstCal1.2, whole genome shotgun sequence, one genomic interval encodes:
- the chpfa gene encoding chondroitin sulfate synthase 2: protein MRFSLLISVLRSLGPVVIGISLGFTLSLLSVSWSEDACSPDSKEGEAVSLGKDGLLKGARKPNSISAVNDVTSEEDFQPRIVPYKQIQPSAPKKVFRAKYISTELGMRERLFVGVMTSKNTINTLGVAVNRTISHHLDAVIFFTGSRSRKIPHGMFVVSHGDERLIWNMFQTIKYIFDHYINEYDWFYFVQDDAYTEADRIKALVEHLSMDRELYMGRPEEFIGGAMEGRYCYGGFGYLLSRSLLLRLQPFLENCRNDILSARPDEWLGRCIIDYTSINCVGEYEGLHYHHYELAKNSDPSKEQSEEFKKALTVHPVSDPEQMYRLHRFFTEIELQKTYDEIAKLQAEIKNVSVVAFEGNRSAQWPVGINPPFEPKSRFEVLKWEYFTEEEIYSCIDGSPKCELRGIDRMDVADVIDTAIGELNKKYMPIIHLKKQQLINGYRRFDPIRGMEYTLDLQLEAVNQKGHSRSITKRVHLVRPLSQIEIIPMPYVTEATRVHIIIPLTLQDRSYVDHFLEVFASNAFETSENAILTFLFIYDPVEAQQVSQNDIFASVKSQITVYERKYPAVKIPWISVKTETPSQIKFMDIISKKHPVDTLFFLAEVNTNINSEFLNRCRMNAINNWQVFFPIHFQEYNPDVAYHNQPHPDTLDLVKDAGLFDRRSFDETCFYNSDYMTTRSRMVADVQENEEILENMDIYEMFVKYSGLHVFRAIEPALRQQYLYEVCNPRLSEDIYHRCVQSNLESIGSRSQLAMLLFEQEHGNST from the exons ATGAGATTTTCGTTGTTAATTTCTGTGCTGCGGTCGCTCGGCCCGGTGGTGATCGGTATTTCTTTAGGCTTCACGCTGAGTTTACTGAGCGTGAGCTGGTCGGAAGACGCGTGTTCTCCGGACAGTAAGGAAGGGGAGGCTGTGTCTTTAGGTAAGGATGGACTGCTCAAAGGAGCCCGAAAGCCCAACTCTATTTCTGCTGTCAACGATGTGACGTCCGAAGAGGATTTTCAACCAAGAATAGTCCCGTACAAACAGATCCAGCCGAGCGCCCCAAAGAAAGTTTTCAG GGCCAAGTACATCAGCACGGAGTTGGGGATGCGGGAGCGTCTGTTCGTCGGGGTCATGACCTCCAAAAACACCATTAACACCTTAGGTGTAGCTGTGAATCGAACCATCAGCCATCATCTGGACGCTGTGATCTTCTTTACTGGTTCGCGCAGCCGCAAAATCCCTCACGGCATGTTTGTGGTTTCTCATGGAGACGAGAGGCTGATATGGAACATGTTCCAGACCATCAAATACATTTTCGACCATTACATCAATGAATACGACTGGTTCTACTTTGTCCAAGATGACGCCTACACTGAAGCCGACCGGATCAAAGCACTGGTGGAGCACTTGAGTATGGATCGAGAACTTTACATGGGCAGGCCTGAGGAGTTCATAGGTGGGGCGATGGAAGGGAGGTACTGCTATGGAGGGTTTGGGTACCTGCTGTCACGTAGCTTGCTGCTACGACTCCAGCCCTTCCTGGAAAATTGTAGGAACGACATCCTGAGCGCCCGGCCTGATGAGTGGCTTGGACGATGCATCATTGATTACACCAGCATAAACTGCGTTGGCGAATATGAG GGACTTCACTACCACCATTATGAGTTGGCAAAAAACTCTGATCCAAGCAAAGAACAGAGTGAAGAGTTTAAGAAAGCCCTGACCGTCCATCCAGTGTCTGACCCGGAGCAGATGTACCGCCTGCACAGATTCTTCACTGAGATTGAACTCCAGAAGACTTATGATGAGATTGCTAAGCTGCAG GCAGAAATAAAGAATGTGAGTGTTGTTGCTTTTGAGGGGAATCGAAGCGCCCAGTGGCCAGTGGGGATCAATCCTCCTTTTGAACCAAAGTCTCGGTTTGAAGTTCTGAAATGGGAATActtcacagaggaggagatttaTTCGTGCATTGATGGCTCACCCAAGTGCGAGTTGCGCGGCATTGACCGCATGGACGTGGCGGATGTCATTGACACCGCCATAGGAGAGCTGAACAAGAAGTACATGCCCATTATACACTTAAAGAAGCAGCAACTGATTAATGGCTACAGACGCTTTGACCCCATTAGGGGGATGGAGTACACCTTAGACCTTCAGCTGGAGGCTGTTAATCAGAAAGGTCACAGCCGCTCCATCACAAAGAGGGTTCATCTGGTGCGACCTTTGAGCCAGATAGAGATCATTCCCATGCCATATGTCACTGAAGCTACAAGGGTCCACATTATTATACCGCTTACTCTGCAGGACCGGAGCTACGTCGATCACTTTCTTGAAGTCTTTGCCTCGAATGCCTTTGAGACCAGCGAAAATGCAATCCTAACCTTCTTGTTTATTTATGACCCAGTGGAGGCCCAACAAGTTAGCCAGAATGATATATTTGCCAGCGTGAAGTCTCAGATAACCGTTTATGAACGCAAATACCCTGCAGTTAAAATCCCGTGGATCAGTGTTAAGACGGAAACGCCATCCCAGATCAAATTCATGGACATCATCTCAAAGAAGCACCCCGTCGACACGCTCTTCTTCCTGGCTGAAGTCAACACAAACATCAATTCGGAGTTTCTGAATCGCTGTCGCATGAATGCCATTAACAATTGGCAAGTATTCTTCCCCATTCATTTTCAGGAGTACAACCCCGACGTGGCTTATCACAACCAGCCACATCCAGACACACTTGATCTGGTCAAGGACGCGGGCCTTTTTGACCGCAGGTCGTTTGATGAAACGTGCTTCTACAACTCGGACTACATGACGACGCGCAGTCGGATGGTGGCGGACGTCCAAGAAAACGAGGAGATTCTAGAGAACATGGATATCTACGAAATGTTCGTAAAGTATTCAGGTCTGCACGTATTCAGGGCAATAGAGCCAGCGTTACGCCAGCAATACCTTTATGAAGTCTGCAACCCAAGACTCAGTGAGGACATCTATCACAGATGTGTTCAGAGCAACTTGGAGAGCATCGGTTCTCGCTCCCAACTTGCCATGCTGCTTTTTGAGCAAGAGCACGGAAACAGCACTTAA